The Paenibacillus macerans genome includes a window with the following:
- a CDS encoding TnpV protein yields MELTYSPQGDYLLPNLTLSEAETTIGKYGMMRKTFLKTERKGMYAHLMLSGQLNQHLAEVDRTAREQIDRTMQELLASHPAPDKASDPLAWTGHMNNLKQQAEELILAELIYH; encoded by the coding sequence ATGGAACTGACGTACTCGCCGCAAGGGGATTATCTGCTGCCCAACCTGACGCTGAGCGAAGCGGAGACGACCATCGGGAAGTACGGGATGATGCGCAAGACGTTCCTGAAAACCGAGCGGAAGGGCATGTACGCCCATCTGATGTTGTCGGGGCAGTTGAACCAACATCTGGCGGAAGTCGACCGGACAGCGCGGGAGCAGATCGACCGGACGATGCAGGAGCTGCTCGCGTCTCACCCGGCGCCGGACAAGGCGAGCGATCCGCTGGCCTGGACGGGACACATGAACAACCTGAAGCAGCAGGCGGAGGAACTGATTCTCGCGGAACTGATTTATCATTAA
- a CDS encoding helix-turn-helix domain-containing protein codes for MNDLTRYQLLAKAKVSPAAKLLYSYLMDRAGGRHGCVLLSGKKLALEVGLSPSTVRRNLHRLQLIGLIRITARYSEEGIRLTNQITFR; via the coding sequence ATGAACGATCTCACCCGGTATCAACTGCTGGCCAAAGCGAAGGTATCTCCTGCCGCAAAGCTATTGTACAGCTACCTGATGGACCGCGCGGGCGGGCGGCACGGCTGCGTCTTGTTGTCCGGCAAAAAGCTGGCTTTGGAGGTGGGTCTCTCTCCTTCCACTGTCCGCCGAAATCTGCATCGCCTGCAACTTATTGGACTCATTCGGATTACGGCCCGTTATTCGGAGGAAGGCATTCGCCTCACCAATCAAATAACGTTTCGGTAA
- a CDS encoding DUF5704 domain-containing protein — protein MNKLHKRFLSMLLACLFLFFSIPTSVFAGPPDVRTENGTIKFKITSTAATSSIKYRTVGWTVRRDQLCTNSTPKQCGDPRSGQHASFLDQQVRQVGQEPNPPIPGQPVTTYYEVSEALVTEGMWNAGMGDIKDNDDLYLYAIMVSIDGNGNVRKGPFYTLDEIKRAEPWAHPDDLDDYFGIHVPYRSAEFPVDVIAKTVGGKVIEQPQVTFQKGKFKVGETINHEFPETIEDNGKTYKIVRSYLSPKQDPTRKDWLQEDPDTNPKVRTRSFTVHLGGTDAVAEYAENNPVKAIYQKEDGTKLKEMDKGVFATGDEANHTFEEQVTYGGQTYEIIRSYITNNNKPDEKLFIQEKGDPKLKERSILVGSGGSNFIGIYKIPSSVTVTSRIEAPETVDQNVTEVDGNFVFEVKSLKNLQSYEITDIRNARLVQTGDKTGNLSGTSTSKTIPIKIPFTSGDKVSVQITIVVKDVDGNTGDSTSDHTVRKGDGGGEPQPGDSQQDEAMEPNVSAVIQADARGAEKFDVLQGIPTSESLYVNALAKSYLYRNTFTETTGTKQYTIQVSKTYTLTWTETQSGPPDADGNPTTITVPRSDTQTVTKNYSIERKYSFWTIQNLEVYGIQKAIVSNYALPSGTVTLEPNGYAPPTVSAAHDASLNAHIIDPVYSNVTLPGQTISGGSSRPSVPNEDWRSTAESAIGKIKVKNDSFIFNGNTIMDNRIVEEKAPTPGAIPAPPMIGQDVLYGSGYVIDAGKTNKANQPSTGTIFYTLVKGIGGGENKSYPIGGINPVTVHTPVVNYASVSDDQAHNQKTQPTAGRSALILDRPFTVMIPTSGPHKDIKGYGNRDYAKYVRDKQVRFPFDVYKADRTALVPKDTWVSIPVGQLQTTFYLPVWVDEGNYDVLFRTFAENSPASFTSQMNANLDLSNHVATQVVPVEVIGRLYDFRITDIADFAWESVFRTQKGSATPTGNAYWVGTKGIDGAPRGNTPPYVLPVRQGSHPESGKKNVAVKTGYHVKFEVMTKGNMFGSGDGIKVTPTFYFVDSKGRNRQEVDLYYHSGSQRFIRIGSSDDAEKRYVTLDARLRNVPKQELTDTAATLWALNGSPGARQTFIDQYVKDAQKPTYVGGYDIMLLPPRLRTFVGSMQVPSGIDAARANASVQKWFGEYSLPAAPYVVPKGFNLAEYGRTHRLDDHAPVFLKDGYIIVNFNIETIRNQDLNHPHLQYKNAPLDNQWRMEGFQRSFVDPYGATFSLLDGDVVFYHADLSSYDDFGTGGTH, from the coding sequence ATGAACAAATTGCATAAACGATTCTTGAGCATGCTGCTGGCATGCTTATTTTTGTTTTTCTCCATTCCAACCTCTGTTTTCGCGGGACCTCCCGATGTCAGAACTGAAAATGGCACCATCAAATTTAAGATCACCAGTACGGCTGCAACATCGTCCATTAAATACAGAACCGTGGGTTGGACGGTGCGCCGTGACCAATTATGTACGAATTCGACGCCCAAGCAGTGCGGCGATCCGAGAAGCGGCCAACACGCTTCTTTTTTGGACCAGCAAGTACGGCAAGTCGGCCAAGAACCGAATCCGCCCATCCCCGGCCAGCCTGTCACGACCTATTACGAAGTCAGCGAGGCGCTTGTCACGGAAGGCATGTGGAACGCGGGCATGGGCGACATCAAAGACAACGACGACTTATATTTGTATGCCATCATGGTGTCCATCGACGGAAACGGCAACGTGCGCAAAGGGCCATTTTATACGCTGGATGAGATCAAGAGGGCCGAACCTTGGGCGCATCCGGACGACTTGGACGATTATTTCGGCATTCATGTGCCCTATCGAAGCGCGGAATTTCCCGTCGATGTCATTGCGAAAACCGTAGGTGGAAAAGTCATTGAGCAACCGCAAGTTACGTTTCAAAAGGGCAAGTTCAAAGTCGGGGAAACGATCAATCATGAATTTCCCGAAACGATCGAGGATAACGGGAAAACGTATAAAATCGTTCGTTCCTATTTGTCGCCCAAGCAGGACCCGACGCGGAAAGACTGGCTGCAAGAAGACCCGGACACCAATCCGAAGGTGCGAACGCGAAGCTTTACGGTGCATCTGGGCGGAACGGACGCGGTTGCCGAATATGCGGAGAACAATCCGGTGAAAGCCATATATCAGAAGGAAGACGGCACCAAGCTCAAGGAAATGGACAAAGGCGTTTTCGCTACCGGGGATGAGGCGAATCATACGTTCGAAGAGCAAGTCACATATGGCGGTCAAACGTACGAGATCATCCGATCTTACATTACGAACAATAACAAACCCGACGAGAAGCTGTTCATTCAGGAAAAAGGCGACCCCAAACTCAAAGAGCGTTCCATTCTGGTGGGATCGGGCGGCTCCAACTTTATCGGCATTTACAAAATTCCCTCCTCGGTAACGGTCACGTCCCGGATTGAAGCGCCGGAAACGGTCGACCAAAACGTGACCGAAGTGGACGGGAATTTTGTTTTTGAAGTCAAGTCGTTAAAAAATTTGCAGTCATACGAAATCACGGATATTCGAAATGCCAGGCTCGTTCAAACGGGCGACAAAACCGGAAACCTCTCCGGCACGTCAACGAGTAAAACGATTCCGATCAAAATCCCGTTCACGTCCGGCGACAAAGTGAGCGTGCAAATCACCATCGTCGTGAAGGATGTGGACGGCAATACGGGGGATTCGACATCGGACCATACGGTGCGTAAAGGCGACGGGGGCGGAGAACCTCAACCGGGCGATTCCCAGCAGGACGAAGCGATGGAGCCAAACGTTTCTGCCGTCATTCAGGCGGATGCGCGCGGCGCAGAAAAATTTGATGTGCTGCAAGGCATACCGACTTCAGAGAGCCTGTATGTGAACGCTTTGGCCAAATCGTACTTGTATCGCAACACGTTCACGGAAACGACCGGCACAAAGCAGTACACGATTCAGGTGAGTAAAACATATACCCTTACCTGGACGGAGACGCAATCCGGCCCGCCCGATGCAGATGGGAATCCGACGACCATTACCGTTCCGCGTTCAGATACACAGACGGTCACCAAAAACTATTCGATTGAACGCAAGTACAGCTTCTGGACGATTCAAAATCTCGAAGTGTACGGCATTCAGAAGGCGATTGTCTCCAATTATGCGCTTCCGTCGGGAACGGTGACGCTGGAGCCGAATGGCTATGCGCCGCCAACCGTTTCCGCCGCGCATGATGCGTCGCTCAACGCGCATATCATCGATCCGGTCTATTCGAATGTGACGCTTCCCGGACAAACGATTTCCGGCGGTTCCAGCCGGCCTTCCGTACCGAACGAGGACTGGAGGTCAACTGCAGAAAGCGCCATCGGCAAGATCAAGGTGAAAAACGACTCGTTCATTTTTAACGGAAATACAATCATGGACAACCGAATCGTTGAGGAAAAAGCACCGACGCCGGGAGCGATTCCGGCTCCCCCGATGATCGGTCAGGATGTGCTGTACGGCTCTGGCTATGTCATTGATGCCGGAAAAACGAATAAAGCGAATCAACCGAGCACTGGAACCATCTTTTATACACTGGTTAAGGGCATTGGCGGCGGAGAAAACAAGAGCTATCCGATCGGCGGCATTAATCCGGTGACGGTGCATACGCCGGTGGTGAACTACGCCTCGGTGTCGGACGATCAGGCCCACAACCAGAAAACGCAGCCGACTGCCGGGCGATCAGCGCTCATTCTGGACCGGCCCTTTACCGTGATGATTCCGACAAGCGGCCCGCACAAGGACATCAAGGGCTATGGCAATCGGGATTATGCCAAGTATGTGAGGGACAAGCAGGTACGCTTTCCGTTCGATGTGTACAAAGCGGATCGCACAGCGCTCGTCCCCAAGGACACGTGGGTGTCCATCCCGGTCGGTCAGTTGCAGACGACTTTCTATTTACCCGTTTGGGTGGACGAGGGCAATTACGACGTGTTATTCCGAACGTTTGCCGAGAATAGTCCGGCCTCCTTTACGTCCCAGATGAATGCCAATCTGGACTTGTCCAACCATGTGGCTACGCAGGTGGTTCCAGTGGAAGTGATTGGCCGCCTCTATGATTTCCGCATCACCGACATTGCCGATTTTGCATGGGAATCGGTGTTCCGCACCCAAAAGGGCAGCGCGACGCCGACAGGAAATGCCTATTGGGTCGGCACGAAAGGAATTGACGGCGCACCGCGCGGCAATACCCCACCTTACGTGCTGCCGGTACGGCAAGGCAGTCATCCCGAGAGCGGCAAGAAAAACGTAGCGGTCAAAACGGGTTACCATGTCAAATTCGAAGTCATGACGAAAGGCAACATGTTCGGTTCGGGCGACGGGATTAAAGTCACGCCAACTTTTTACTTCGTGGACAGCAAAGGCCGTAATCGGCAAGAAGTCGATCTTTACTATCATTCAGGCAGTCAGCGGTTTATTCGTATCGGCTCCAGCGACGATGCGGAGAAACGGTATGTGACGCTCGACGCTCGCCTGCGCAATGTGCCGAAGCAGGAGTTGACCGACACCGCCGCAACGCTTTGGGCGCTAAACGGTTCGCCCGGAGCGAGGCAGACGTTTATCGATCAATATGTAAAGGATGCGCAGAAGCCGACCTATGTGGGCGGCTACGATATCATGCTGCTGCCGCCTCGGCTTCGGACGTTTGTCGGAAGCATGCAGGTGCCCTCCGGCATCGATGCGGCCCGCGCCAACGCTTCGGTGCAGAAGTGGTTTGGCGAATACAGCTTGCCCGCCGCGCCGTACGTGGTGCCGAAAGGCTTCAATCTGGCCGAGTACGGCCGCACGCACCGGCTGGACGACCATGCGCCCGTATTTCTGAAGGATGGGTACATCATCGTCAATTTCAACATCGAAACGATCCGCAATCAAGACTTGAACCACCCGCATCTGCAATATAAAAACGCGCCGCTGGACAATCAGTGGCGGATGGAAGGGTTTCAGCGCAGCTTCGTCGATCCATACGGGGCAACGTTCTCCCTGCTGGACGGCGACGTCGTCTTTTATCATGCCGATTTGTCCAGCTACGACGACTTTGGGACGGGAGGCACCCATTAA
- a CDS encoding copper amine oxidase N-terminal domain-containing protein, with product MRKWVIAGLVAAMLCSLFTVTASAASRLPSFVGVVMDGQKIWFPDAQAFVDENNRTLVPVRFIAEQMGAKVGWEPKTMTVPIERDDLHIVLTIGESKTLVNGKEVAFDSKAITSGGRTFVPLRFVSEALGAEVNWDSPTSTVFISTQEDANAKYDEWGRLIRTTNLPKNAQDYPYILADVPNEAYEMAYPYSHPTDSKVSSVLYSTIPEFNKKNVDIWMSRLKTFGALWLNVDYKTIDDTWAQAVFATKVQSSNAELKYIRRYAEWVKENKIQIEGYLDPEPSMIYRNGFGDNYVRAKFRIKFVSFKENKDLIYDERFPNQQTFEKGVWYEGYTDISMSTNVGGNWGPTLKVSPSASLFYNHTMKRME from the coding sequence GTGAGAAAATGGGTAATTGCAGGACTTGTCGCCGCGATGCTTTGCAGCTTGTTCACCGTAACGGCAAGCGCGGCGAGCCGACTTCCGTCCTTTGTCGGCGTCGTCATGGACGGACAAAAAATCTGGTTTCCCGATGCGCAAGCATTTGTCGATGAAAACAACCGGACGCTCGTGCCGGTTCGATTCATCGCGGAACAGATGGGCGCGAAAGTTGGATGGGAGCCCAAAACCATGACCGTTCCGATTGAGCGGGACGACCTGCATATTGTGCTTACGATCGGCGAAAGCAAGACGCTCGTCAATGGTAAAGAAGTGGCCTTCGATTCGAAGGCGATCACCAGCGGCGGCCGGACGTTTGTCCCGCTGCGTTTTGTCAGCGAAGCGCTGGGGGCGGAAGTGAATTGGGATAGCCCGACATCGACCGTCTTCATTTCCACACAAGAAGACGCCAATGCGAAGTACGATGAATGGGGCCGCCTGATTCGCACAACCAACCTGCCCAAGAATGCGCAAGATTATCCTTATATACTTGCCGATGTGCCGAATGAAGCCTATGAGATGGCCTATCCCTACTCGCATCCTACGGACAGCAAGGTTTCTTCGGTGCTCTATTCGACCATACCGGAATTCAATAAGAAGAACGTGGACATTTGGATGAGCCGACTGAAAACGTTTGGTGCACTCTGGCTGAACGTGGATTACAAAACGATTGACGATACGTGGGCGCAGGCGGTATTTGCCACGAAAGTGCAAAGCTCCAATGCGGAATTGAAATATATCCGGCGGTATGCGGAGTGGGTGAAAGAAAACAAGATTCAGATCGAAGGATACCTTGATCCCGAGCCTTCCATGATCTACCGGAATGGATTTGGCGATAATTATGTTCGTGCCAAATTCAGAATTAAATTTGTTTCGTTTAAGGAAAACAAAGACTTAATTTACGATGAAAGGTTCCCCAATCAACAAACTTTTGAAAAAGGAGTTTGGTACGAAGGCTACACCGACATCTCGATGTCTACGAATGTGGGAGGCAACTGGGGACCCACGCTAAAAGTAAGTCCGAGTGCAAGTTTATTCTACAACCATACGATGAAAAGGATGGAGTAG
- a CDS encoding ATPase, T2SS/T4P/T4SS family, with protein sequence MMFALNGLLLAGILVAIGVLLYLRMSRRLPEQPDEKPVYTLEAMTVFVKEALHEMTSSNLIDFGLSEEEYRRRKNKRAELKKALRGCTSGDLRDKAYMKQVISDLLEQRYTLDDNNLNRLLPFDDPQALTSQDQFDILLYLYKKQHRLKALDELIRKYELDCPKRSLEDEETESYRITADEIRDIYKQEARRLSVEDKTQIVVQRIYQQYKGFSVIDEIRDMKIDGVSGGVSGIPPSMWEGEWGLEEEALLREVPRSHDSVWLFYKGKSIHLSFLSFGSEQELRRVCQNVYKHNFPGQLSEANGFKVNEMADGSRVVVLRPRFSESWAFFVRKFDVQNAALEQLIQDDNAELPIGLIRYLVMGERITAITGAQGSGKTTLLMAMVRYIPAILPIRVQEMSFELQLRKIYRDRNILSLRETETISGQDGLDIQKKTDGSVNILGEVATDPVAAWMVQMAQVASLFTLFTHHAKTFRDLVYSLRNSLLKTGVFTNEKVAEQQVVSVINFDIHLRRDADGHRYIERITECVPVEQEEGYPETFRHKTTTEEKMTAFMETMLEYFRRSTDRPLYVARNVIEYRDGRYVAVHPLSERSRKEIAACLAGPDQAAFEAFLAVHWGDSDEN encoded by the coding sequence ATGATGTTCGCGCTGAACGGTTTGCTTCTGGCGGGCATCCTCGTTGCGATCGGCGTCTTGCTCTATTTGCGTATGAGCCGCCGCTTGCCGGAGCAGCCGGACGAAAAGCCGGTCTATACGCTGGAAGCGATGACCGTGTTTGTGAAAGAGGCGCTGCACGAGATGACGAGCAGCAACCTGATTGACTTCGGCTTGTCGGAAGAAGAATACCGCCGCCGCAAAAACAAGCGCGCAGAACTGAAGAAGGCGCTGCGGGGCTGCACGTCCGGAGATTTGCGGGACAAGGCGTATATGAAGCAGGTCATCTCCGATTTGCTCGAACAGCGTTATACCTTGGACGATAATAACCTGAATCGCCTCCTGCCGTTTGACGACCCGCAGGCGCTCACATCGCAAGATCAATTTGACATCCTGCTCTATCTCTATAAAAAACAACATCGTTTGAAAGCGCTGGACGAACTGATCCGCAAATATGAACTGGACTGCCCCAAACGGAGCTTGGAAGACGAAGAGACTGAGTCGTACCGGATTACCGCCGACGAAATTCGCGATATTTACAAGCAGGAAGCGCGCAGGCTGTCTGTCGAGGACAAAACCCAGATCGTTGTGCAGCGGATCTACCAGCAGTACAAAGGGTTTAGCGTCATCGACGAAATCCGCGACATGAAAATCGACGGCGTATCGGGCGGCGTCTCCGGCATCCCGCCCTCGATGTGGGAAGGCGAGTGGGGCCTGGAGGAAGAAGCGCTGCTGCGCGAAGTGCCAAGGTCGCATGACAGCGTGTGGCTGTTTTATAAAGGGAAATCCATTCATTTGAGCTTCCTGTCCTTCGGCTCGGAGCAAGAACTGAGGCGCGTGTGCCAGAACGTGTACAAACATAATTTTCCCGGCCAATTGTCCGAGGCGAACGGCTTTAAGGTGAACGAAATGGCCGATGGCTCCCGCGTCGTCGTGCTGCGCCCCCGGTTCAGCGAATCGTGGGCTTTTTTTGTGCGCAAATTCGATGTGCAAAACGCCGCGCTGGAACAATTGATTCAGGACGACAATGCGGAGTTGCCCATTGGGCTGATCCGATATCTCGTCATGGGCGAGCGCATTACGGCCATCACCGGTGCGCAGGGCAGCGGCAAAACGACGCTCTTGATGGCGATGGTGCGCTACATTCCGGCCATCTTGCCGATTCGGGTGCAGGAAATGAGCTTTGAGCTTCAGCTTCGGAAAATATACCGGGATCGCAACATTTTAAGCCTGCGGGAAACGGAAACGATCTCCGGGCAGGACGGGCTGGACATTCAGAAAAAAACGGACGGCTCGGTCAATATTTTGGGAGAAGTGGCGACCGACCCGGTTGCCGCCTGGATGGTGCAGATGGCGCAGGTCGCTTCGCTGTTCACCTTGTTTACGCATCATGCCAAAACGTTCCGCGATCTCGTCTATTCGCTGCGCAACTCGCTGCTGAAGACAGGGGTGTTTACGAACGAAAAAGTGGCCGAGCAGCAGGTCGTCAGCGTCATCAACTTCGACATTCACCTCAGGCGGGACGCGGACGGACATCGCTACATTGAACGAATTACCGAATGCGTCCCGGTGGAGCAGGAAGAGGGCTACCCGGAGACGTTCCGCCACAAAACGACGACCGAGGAGAAAATGACGGCGTTCATGGAGACGATGCTGGAATATTTCCGCCGATCGACGGACCGACCGCTTTACGTCGCGCGGAACGTCATCGAATACCGGGACGGACGCTATGTCGCCGTTCATCCGTTGTCCGAGCGAAGCCGCAAGGAAATCGCTGCATGCCTCGCCGGGCCGGACCAGGCGGCGTTCGAGGCGTTTTTGGCGGTTCACTGGGGGGATAGCGATGAAAATTGA
- a CDS encoding SAF domain-containing protein, producing the protein MSWTYRHRKALIIAAIAVSVCLLAAAAIYSLIKQSEQEQKQQQMKEHYERQIEELKTIEEQSRRSVWTVAHAVPAGGIVKAEDLKSVPLPANLVPQGMITDQNAVIGKSAKIELEPGTPLMPSMLYEGAPIPKDLRVQEFQVIQLPSNLQKGQYIDVRINFPTGEDFVLLAKKKARELSGNVIWLEMNELDLLRTSSAIIDAYLQGARLYALPYIEPGLQESAVVNYPANPKVLDLMDHDPNLLEKATTELARQLRTTLDDNLKAMSESDKLRVTSGSVTVQQQLQNERIVTQQGNAMHEATPSPPPAGATATVDQEPPAAQPLPTSSVPTTTSENRPETSAESTSSVSTEPAPASSSGEPAKVDKLEQIFNQ; encoded by the coding sequence ATGTCGTGGACGTATCGGCACCGCAAGGCGCTTATCATCGCGGCGATTGCCGTAAGCGTTTGTTTACTGGCTGCTGCGGCCATTTATTCTCTGATTAAGCAATCAGAGCAAGAGCAGAAACAACAGCAAATGAAGGAACATTATGAAAGGCAAATCGAAGAATTGAAAACGATAGAGGAACAATCGCGCAGAAGCGTTTGGACTGTGGCGCACGCTGTTCCGGCCGGCGGCATCGTGAAGGCGGAAGACCTCAAGTCTGTTCCGCTGCCTGCGAATCTGGTGCCGCAAGGAATGATTACTGATCAGAACGCGGTCATTGGCAAAAGCGCCAAAATCGAATTAGAGCCAGGCACGCCGTTGATGCCTTCCATGCTGTACGAGGGCGCGCCAATCCCAAAGGATTTGCGGGTGCAGGAGTTTCAAGTCATTCAGCTTCCCTCCAATCTGCAAAAGGGACAGTACATCGACGTGCGAATCAACTTCCCGACTGGCGAGGATTTTGTCTTGCTGGCGAAGAAGAAGGCGCGGGAGTTGTCCGGCAATGTCATCTGGCTGGAAATGAACGAGCTGGATCTATTACGGACTTCAAGCGCGATCATCGATGCCTACTTGCAAGGCGCGCGGCTGTATGCCCTGCCCTACATCGAGCCGGGCTTGCAGGAATCGGCAGTAGTCAATTATCCCGCCAATCCGAAGGTGCTCGACTTGATGGATCATGATCCGAACCTGCTAGAAAAAGCGACAACCGAGCTTGCCCGCCAACTGCGAACGACACTGGATGACAATCTGAAGGCGATGAGCGAGTCGGACAAACTGCGCGTAACGAGCGGCAGCGTAACGGTTCAGCAGCAACTGCAAAACGAACGGATTGTCACGCAGCAAGGCAATGCCATGCATGAGGCGACCCCATCGCCGCCGCCGGCAGGCGCAACGGCTACGGTCGATCAGGAACCGCCAGCTGCGCAGCCGCTGCCCACCTCTTCCGTTCCGACAACGACGAGTGAGAATCGGCCGGAAACGTCAGCGGAGTCTACATCATCTGTTTCAACAGAACCGGCGCCAGCTTCGTCGTCTGGAGAGCCTGCAAAAGTGGATAAATTGGAGCAAATTTTTAATCAGTGA
- a CDS encoding ParB/RepB/Spo0J family partition protein → MAAKDDMRASIKLTTVADLFSTEESRADEKREKVLDIPLSAISDFPGHPFKVKADEAMLEMADSVKQYGVLVPGLVRPKGDGGYEMVAGHRRKKASELAGKETLPCIVRELDDDQATIIMVDSNLQRENIAPSEKAFAYKMKLEAMKRQAGRPSKENSTQVGQDLRGKYSVEILADQAGESRNQIQRYIRLTELTPSILEMVDDKRIAFNPAVEISYLAEEEQHALYETMQSEDCTPSLAQAQRMKKLSQDGRLNVDVIFSILTEEKPNQKEKMTIRRERIDRFFPRDFTEKQKEDLIVQLLESWYKKRQRELER, encoded by the coding sequence TTGGCAGCGAAAGACGACATGCGCGCCAGCATCAAACTGACCACAGTCGCTGATTTATTCTCCACCGAGGAGAGCCGCGCCGATGAAAAGCGGGAAAAAGTGTTGGACATCCCTTTATCTGCAATCAGCGATTTTCCCGGCCATCCGTTCAAGGTGAAGGCGGACGAAGCGATGTTGGAAATGGCGGATAGCGTGAAGCAATACGGCGTTCTCGTTCCCGGACTGGTACGTCCGAAAGGTGATGGCGGCTACGAAATGGTAGCCGGGCATCGGCGCAAAAAAGCGAGCGAACTGGCAGGCAAAGAAACGCTGCCCTGCATCGTTCGCGAACTGGACGACGATCAGGCGACGATCATCATGGTGGACAGCAACCTGCAACGGGAAAATATTGCGCCAAGCGAGAAAGCATTTGCCTATAAGATGAAGTTGGAGGCGATGAAGAGACAGGCGGGCAGACCGAGTAAAGAAAATTCTACCCAAGTTGGGCAGGATTTACGAGGAAAATATTCAGTTGAAATTTTGGCAGATCAGGCAGGCGAAAGCCGTAATCAAATCCAGCGCTATATCCGCCTTACCGAACTGACCCCCTCCATTCTCGAAATGGTGGATGATAAACGAATCGCCTTCAATCCGGCCGTAGAGATTTCTTACTTGGCCGAAGAAGAACAGCATGCCCTGTACGAAACGATGCAGTCCGAAGACTGCACGCCTTCGCTGGCGCAGGCGCAGCGCATGAAAAAACTGAGCCAGGACGGGCGGCTTAACGTGGATGTCATCTTCTCGATTCTCACGGAGGAGAAGCCGAACCAGAAAGAAAAAATGACCATTCGGCGCGAGCGGATCGACCGTTTCTTCCCGAGGGACTTTACCGAAAAGCAAAAGGAAGATCTGATCGTACAACTGCTGGAAAGCTGGTATAAAAAACGGCAACGGGAACTGGAACGTTAA
- a CDS encoding ParA family protein — MTKVIALANQKGGVGKTTTAVNLGIGLAAEGKKVLLVDADAQGNLTDSLGFHEPDNLSVSLATLLAKTMLEESYKAREGILHHHEGVDLMPGNIELSAVEVSLVNTMSRETILRSYIDSVKADYDYVLIDCMPSLGMLTINALAAADSVIIPVQAHYLPAKGMTQLLQTIARVRRQINPKLVLNGVLLTMVDSRTKFAKDISFILRRDYGDKLRVFNTEIPLSVRAAETSAKGKSIYVHDPDGKAAEAYAAFTKEVQSIGSERRHARQHQTDHSR, encoded by the coding sequence ATGACCAAGGTGATCGCCCTCGCCAATCAGAAAGGCGGCGTTGGCAAGACCACAACGGCGGTCAATCTGGGGATCGGTTTGGCAGCCGAGGGGAAAAAGGTTTTACTGGTTGATGCGGACGCGCAAGGCAACCTGACGGATTCGTTAGGTTTCCACGAGCCGGATAATTTGTCGGTATCTTTGGCGACATTGCTGGCGAAGACGATGCTGGAAGAATCCTATAAAGCGCGGGAAGGTATTTTGCATCACCATGAAGGCGTTGACCTGATGCCAGGCAATATTGAATTGTCCGCTGTTGAGGTATCGCTCGTCAATACGATGAGCAGAGAAACGATTTTGCGTTCGTACATCGATTCGGTTAAAGCCGATTACGACTACGTGCTGATCGATTGCATGCCGAGTTTGGGCATGTTGACCATCAATGCGTTGGCGGCAGCAGACAGCGTCATTATCCCCGTTCAAGCACACTATTTGCCCGCCAAGGGAATGACACAGCTCTTGCAGACCATTGCCCGTGTGCGCAGGCAAATCAATCCGAAGCTGGTTTTGAACGGCGTGCTGCTCACGATGGTCGACAGCCGGACGAAATTTGCCAAAGACATTTCCTTTATTCTTCGGCGCGACTACGGCGACAAGCTGCGCGTGTTCAACACCGAAATTCCCTTATCCGTTCGCGCGGCGGAAACAAGCGCCAAGGGGAAAAGCATCTACGTCCATGATCCGGATGGGAAAGCTGCGGAGGCTTATGCCGCCTTTACGAAGGAGGTGCAGAGCATTGGCAGCGAAAGACGACATGCGCGCCAGCATCAAACTGACCACAGTCGCTGA